In one window of Carassius carassius chromosome 38, fCarCar2.1, whole genome shotgun sequence DNA:
- the LOC132119596 gene encoding speckle-type POZ protein-like B, with protein sequence MSRVPTPPPPGEMTSGPVAESWCYTQVKVVKFSYMWTINNFSFCREEMGEVVRSSTFSSGPNDKMKWCLRVNPKGLDDESKDYLSLYLLLVSCPKSEVRAKFKFSLLNAKREETKAMESQRAYRFVQGKDWGFKKFIRRDFLLDEANGLLPDDKLTLFCEVSVVQDSVNISGQSNTNMLKVPECQLSDDLGNLWEGSRFTDCSLFVGGQEFKAHKSILAARSPVFNAMFEHKMEESKKNRVDISDVEPDVFREMMVFIYTGKAPNLEKMADNLLAAADKYALERLKVLCEEALCNSLSVENVADILILADLHSAEQLKAQAIDFINRCSVLRQLGCKDGKNWNSNHAADIMETAGWKAMIQSHPHLVAEAFRALASAQCTPFGLPRKRLKQS encoded by the exons ATGTCGCGGGTtcccacacccccccccccagggGAAATGACATCCGGACCTGTGGCAGAAAGCTGGTGTTATACACAG gtgAAAGTCGTGAAGTTTTCTTACATGTGGACGATTAACAACTTCAGCTTCTGTCGGGAGGAGATGGGAGAAGTCGTAAGGAGCTCGACCTTCTCCTCGGGGCCCAACGACAAGATGAAATG GTGTTTGCGAGTGAACCCAAAGGGACTGGATGATGAGAGTAAAGATTATCTCTCTCTGTACTTATTGCTTGTCAGTTGCCCAAAAAGTGAAGTGAGAGCAAAGTTCAAGTTTTCTTTGCTGAACGCCAAAAGAGAAGAAACTAAAGCCATGG AAAGCCAAAGAGCCTACCGCTTCGTCCAGGGAAAAGACTGGGGCTTCAAGAAGTTCATCAGGAGAGATTTCCTGCTGGACGAAGCTAACGGACTTCTTCCTGATGACAAGCTCACTCTGTTCTGTGAG GTAAGTGTGGTCCAGGACTCTGTAAACATCTCTGGCCAGTCGAACACAAACATGCTGAAGGTTCCGGAGTGTCAGCTTTCCGACGACTTGGGTAACCTGTGGGAAGGCTCCAGGTTCACAGACTGCAGCTTGTTCGTGGGAGGGCAAGAGTTCAAAGCGCACAAATCCATACTGGCAG CGAGGTCGCCAGTATTCAATGCCATGTTTGAACACAAAATGGAGGAGAGTAAAAAA AACCGTGTGGACATCAGCGATGTGGAACCGGATGTATTTAGGGAAATGATGGTATTTATTTACACTGGTAAAGCTCCTAACCTGGAGAAAATGGCCGACAACCTGTTAGCTGCTGCAGACAAG TATGCTCTGGAAAGATTAAAGGTTTTATGTGAGGAGGCTCTCTGTAACAGTTTATCTGTGGAGAATGTGGCTGACATCCTCATTCTGGCTGACCTTCACAGCGCAGAGCAGCTTAAAGCACAAGCCATAGACTTCATTAATAG ATGCAGTGTTCTTAGACAGCTGGGCTGTAAAGATGGGAAGAACTGGAATAGCAA TCATGCCGCAGACATAATGGAGACTGCAGGTTGGAAAGCGATGATTCAGTCCCATCCTCACTTAGTGGCCGAGGCTTTCCGGGCTCTTGCTTCAGCCCAGTGCACCCCTTTTGGTCTACCTAGGAAACGGCTAAAACAGTCTTGA
- the LOC132119078 gene encoding neurexophilin-2-like, with protein MKMCQCYSALLMSCLYMVTCGAELRAAVSPLGWGESDKEESVSPYGSHSGILKSLRLFSHTSQSNSQSRETAQDSGALDLWAWLSNHTDTEGTLSRAKRRPYVKTGKFKKMFGWGDFHSNIKTVKLNLLITGKIVDHGNGTFSVYFRHNSTGLGNVSVSLVPPSKAVDFEITQQETIDVPKDNKAFNCRVEYEKTDRSKRTSVCSDFPNRVCFQEQTQSHVSWLCSKPFKVICIYIDFFSADYKLVQKVCPDYNYHSDTPYTSVG; from the exons ATGAAGATGTGTCAGTGTTATTCTGCCCTGCTTATGAGCTGCTTGTACATG GTGACATGTGGAGCAGAGCTCAGAGCAGCTGTGTCTCCTCTGGGTTGGGGAGAGAGTGATAAGGAGGAAAGCGTCTCTCCTTACGGCTCTCATTCAGGGATTCTCAAATCCCTGCGGCTTTTCTCCCACACGTCCCAATCTAACAGCCAGAGCCGTGAAACCGCTCAGGACTCTGGGGCACTGGATCTGTGGGCTTGGTTATCCAACCACACTGATACTGAAGGAACCCTCTCGAGGGCCAAACGTCGTCCCTATGTGAAAACTGGCAAGTTTAAGAAAATGTTTGGCTGGGGCGACTTCCATTCGAACATCAAAACAGTCAAGCTAAACCTTCTCATTACTGGGAAAATTGTTGACCATGGCAACGGAACCTTCAGTGTGTATTTCCGACACAATTCCACCGGTCTGGGCAACGTGTCTGTCAGCCTGGTCCCACCTTCCAAGGCTGTCGATTTTGAGATCACTCAACAGGAAACCATAGATGTACCTAAAGACAATAAGGCCTTCAACTGTCGAGTGGAATATGAGAAGACGGACCGCAGCAAGAGGACGTCTGTTTGCAGTGATTTCCCGAACAGGGTATGTTTCCAGGAACAGACCCAAAGCCATGTGTCTTGGCTTTGCTCCAAGCCCTTCAAGGTCATCTGCATCTACATTGACTTCTTCAGTGCAGACTACAAGCTAGTACAGAAGGTCTGCCCAGATTACAACTACCACAGTGACACTCCCTATACCTCCGTGGGATAG